The following nucleotide sequence is from Trifolium pratense cultivar HEN17-A07 linkage group LG2, ARS_RC_1.1, whole genome shotgun sequence.
TCCCGAGGAAGAGGAGGAGCTTtgggtttctttttcttctgcGAGTTTTTGTTAAGATATAGCTCAGGTGTTATCATGATTCTTTCATTGGTCAATggattaaagaagaaaaaacccaCCACTTTCTTTTTACAATAGTCGGCTACTATGAACCAACCATCAAATGAACCAGTGATGGTTTGAGTGGACTCCAACAGATTAGCATCAAGGTGGTGAACTTCATTTGTGCTTAAGCTAAAAAAACACTCAGATGATTCTTTTTTAGGAGGTTCAAAACATTTTGATAGGTCAAGTAAAACAAGAGGCAACTCAGGTGAAGGACGCCAAATATCTTTACCGATAAGTTCCTTAATGTTGTTTCTTAAAGGAATAGAAGCGGCTCTCAAATTAAGGCAATCCTTTGGGGGCAAAAGATTCATAATAAGAGCCAGAACACAATTGGGTATAGTTTCCAGTGTTAATTTGATCTCTTCTTGAGTATCAGCCATGATAATTTGATctctgttacaaaaaaaaatattagtcgaacaaacaaaaacacaagAAACAAATTGATTGCAGCTTTACAACAAATGCTTCAATATTAATTTCATACACTTATGTGTGCTATATTTCtatcaaaatcactttttttaactTCTAAATACATTGGTACACATTACCCAAGTAGAACGTGTACAAGATTAAAATTCTAAACATAACACTTCAATTTCTAAACATAACTCATAATTCCTAAATAACATTAGGACAATAAAGCAATTGCATTTCCAACTATTTTCAAAGTTCACAAAACTAATTTTTAAGAATATACAGCAAATTATCAACTAAAGACAACTGTTCAGTCAACCACTAAGCAATGCACGCACATCATATAATGAAAACCTATTTCACCATCTTACAAACAAATCATCACAAAGTTCAACAAATTTTCATCAACACAAACATAAAGAGTGCAGTAGTCTAAACCGATTAAAATGTTTAAAGTCTTCCAACAAATGCTTCAAtatgaagttcataaatttaaGTGTGCTACATttctatcaaaatcatatatttttaaacttcTAAATATATTGATGCACATTAACCCGAGTACAACGTGTACAAGATTAAACTTCTAAACATAACTCATAATTCCTAAACAACATTAGGACAGTAAAGAAAATGTATTTCCAACTATTTTCAAAGTTCACAAAACCAATTTTTAAGAACATAAAGCAGATTATCAACCAAATACAATTGTTAAGTCAACCACTAAGCAATGCACACACATCATACAAAGAAATCATCACAAATTTCAACAGATTTTCATCAACACAACATATAATTGCCAAATCAAACAACTTTGATTAGTTAAATCGGATCCACATTATTAATATTAagaaaactaaaactaaaaaagtGCAGCAACCTAAACCAACTAAATTGTTTGCAGACTTACAACAAAGGCTTCAATATGAATTTCATACACTTAAGTGTGCTAGATTTCTATCAAaatcacattatttttttttaacttttaaatatattgatattgatacGCATTAACCCGAGTACTACGTGTACAGGATTAAATTTCTAAACAGACCTCCTAATTACTAAATCACATTAGGACAATAAAGCAATTGTATTTCCAACTATTTTCAAAGATCACATTACCCAGCTAAACAAGCAGTACCGAACCAAAGATTCTAGCTAAATAACAGTATGTTGAATCATCAGAAACATAAGAAGAGGGATGAATGGAAGAAACCATCTTCTTGGCATATAATTCCTGAGGAAGAGGAGGAGCTTtgagtttctttttcttctgcGAGTTTTTGTTAAGATATAGCTCAGGTGTTATCATGATTGTTTCAttggtccggtttttaaaacactgttAATGATTAATGAGATAACAATTTTTGACACCCGTGACACCCAAGATCCCTATTTCTTTTTATCagcaaaaattcatttttcaatttattgaaaaataaccaatgtatctgatctatattatagaccaaatatatgAATTATTTAATGATCATAAGAtgtggttttcttcttcttatggAAATATAAGAATGGAGAAGTACATTAATAGTTAGAGAGATAACAAGTTAATTAGagacaaaataaataagtaattattttacgataaaataatagagtattacaaaattttatgcgattatttaaaataataagttatttgataaataatataaacataaatttaatAGGAGTTtcgtaaaattaaaataaaataataggggTTAAAGTTTACGATCAGTTTGCATTTCGATCAAAGAGTcgtatttaatatattaa
It contains:
- the LOC123904986 gene encoding uncharacterized protein LOC123904986, with the translated sequence MADTQEEIKLTLETIPNCVLALIMNLLPPKDCLNLRAASIPLRNNIKELIGKDIWRPSPELPLVLLDLSKCFEPPKKESSECFFSLSTNEVHHLDANLLESTQTITGSFDGWFIVADYCKKKVVGFFFFNPLTNERIMITPELYLNKNSQKKKKPKAPPLPRELYAKKMVSSIHPSSYVSDDSTDCYLAGIFGSVLHV